One genomic segment of Aquipluma nitroreducens includes these proteins:
- a CDS encoding endonuclease/exonuclease/phosphatase family protein has translation MFYNTENLFDTENDSLTNDEEFTPDANRHWNQARLHSKAERLAKVILAAGKWNAPLVIGLCEVEDLNVLELLTRNEPLARFHYKIVHKDSPDSRGIDVALLYRPEYFRPFDYQAIPVTDAKDKSFKTRDVLRISGVLNDCDTLHIFVNHWPSRYGGIMETLRYRGLAAETLRNSIQDLFGRYPKAKIICMGDFNDTPSDDSLAKILEAKELDNPKLEGELVNLSFGWISNEIQTIKSKFSWEVFDQFIVSDYFLQGNNCFKFQKAEIFKAGFLLEPDSKFGGVKPKRTYVGFKYQEGFSDHLPVLLRVQLQNH, from the coding sequence ATGTTTTATAATACAGAGAACCTTTTTGATACTGAAAATGATTCTTTAACAAATGACGAAGAATTTACTCCTGACGCCAATAGACACTGGAATCAAGCCAGACTTCATTCAAAGGCAGAGCGTTTGGCAAAAGTAATTTTGGCGGCCGGGAAATGGAATGCGCCTCTCGTTATTGGACTCTGTGAAGTTGAAGATTTGAATGTTCTTGAATTGCTGACCCGCAATGAACCTTTGGCTCGATTTCATTATAAAATTGTACACAAAGACTCTCCTGATTCAAGAGGTATTGATGTAGCATTACTTTACAGGCCTGAGTATTTTCGCCCGTTCGATTATCAGGCAATACCGGTCACCGATGCCAAAGATAAATCTTTTAAAACCAGGGATGTTTTGCGAATAAGTGGTGTGCTGAACGATTGCGATACGCTACATATTTTTGTAAATCACTGGCCATCCAGATATGGTGGAATAATGGAAACGTTGAGGTATCGTGGTCTGGCTGCTGAAACTCTAAGAAACTCTATTCAAGATCTGTTTGGCCGATACCCAAAGGCAAAAATAATTTGTATGGGCGATTTTAATGACACTCCGTCCGACGATAGTTTGGCTAAGATTCTTGAAGCAAAAGAACTAGATAATCCAAAGCTGGAAGGTGAATTAGTTAATCTTTCTTTCGGATGGATTTCCAATGAAATTCAGACCATTAAAAGCAAATTTAGTTGGGAAGTATTTGACCAATTTATTGTTTCCGATTATTTTCTTCAGGGAAACAATTGCTTTAAGTTTCAGAAAGCTGAAATATTTAAAGCCGGATTCCTTCTTGAACCAGACTCGAAATTTGGTGGTGTTAAGCCAAAGCGCACTTATGTTGGGTTTAAATACCAGGAAGGATTTTCAGATCACCTTCCGGTTTTGCTGCGGGTCCAATTACAGAATCATTGA
- a CDS encoding right-handed parallel beta-helix repeat-containing protein, with translation MKNLFYILILFLSLGYLFSCEDEKYLSSANVKLRFSVDTVMFDTVFTTIGSTTQHLKVYNPYDQKVLISSVKLAKAETSNFRLNVNGVSSNEVKNLEIAPFDSLYIFVEVTIDPNGQNLPLVVKDSIEFVTNSNPQDVDLVAWGQDFKLVKGKIPKNTIWTNEKPYLVYTDAYVDSISSLTIQAGTKVYFHKEAGLHVEGRVVAKGTVENPIIFHGDRLETVYSNVPDQWDGISLYPGSKNNEFSNVEIKNANIGLLIGNVGEENSADVTLNNVKIQNMAYAGIFAMESGIKATNCLITNCGYYAVALLVSGNYEFNHSTIANYWPQYGFKTRTTPAVYIANVLNVAKDKKDYVGDIAKADFSNCIITGNVLDNNELYLKVNPDKIFNYKFERCVIQLDKTDVFKTSAQHYLNCFKIRPDSIFVDPYKKFNFELDSLSRAKDTANRTISKLYPTDLKGRDRFLDNGPDIGALERQEKKSK, from the coding sequence TTGAAGAATCTTTTCTACATATTGATTTTATTCCTGTCACTTGGGTATTTATTTTCATGTGAGGACGAAAAGTATCTTTCTTCTGCAAATGTCAAGCTCCGGTTTTCAGTTGATACTGTTATGTTTGATACTGTTTTTACAACAATCGGTTCAACTACTCAGCATTTAAAAGTTTATAATCCATACGATCAGAAAGTTTTAATTTCCTCGGTAAAACTTGCCAAAGCAGAAACTTCCAATTTTAGGTTGAATGTAAATGGAGTATCTTCCAATGAGGTTAAGAATCTGGAGATAGCTCCATTTGACAGTTTGTATATTTTTGTTGAAGTGACAATTGATCCGAATGGACAGAATCTTCCGTTGGTGGTCAAAGATTCCATAGAATTTGTAACAAATTCGAATCCGCAGGATGTTGACTTGGTGGCATGGGGGCAGGACTTTAAACTGGTAAAAGGTAAAATTCCGAAAAATACAATCTGGACGAATGAAAAGCCTTATCTTGTCTATACCGACGCTTATGTCGACAGCATCTCTTCGTTAACAATTCAGGCAGGAACGAAGGTTTATTTTCATAAAGAAGCAGGATTGCATGTTGAAGGCAGGGTGGTTGCAAAAGGAACGGTTGAAAATCCGATAATCTTTCATGGAGATCGACTTGAAACAGTATATTCCAATGTTCCCGATCAATGGGACGGAATTTCGCTCTATCCAGGAAGTAAGAATAATGAGTTCTCGAATGTTGAAATCAAAAATGCAAATATTGGACTTTTAATTGGAAATGTTGGTGAAGAGAACTCTGCTGATGTGACACTTAATAATGTGAAAATTCAAAATATGGCCTATGCCGGAATTTTCGCTATGGAATCAGGTATTAAAGCGACCAATTGTTTGATTACAAACTGTGGCTATTATGCCGTTGCCTTGCTAGTTAGTGGAAATTATGAGTTCAATCATTCGACGATTGCAAATTATTGGCCGCAGTATGGGTTTAAAACCAGAACGACTCCTGCGGTTTACATTGCCAATGTTTTAAATGTTGCAAAAGATAAAAAGGATTATGTCGGTGACATTGCCAAAGCTGATTTTTCAAATTGTATAATAACTGGTAACGTTCTTGATAATAATGAGCTTTATTTAAAAGTAAATCCGGATAAGATATTCAATTATAAATTTGAAAGATGTGTCATTCAGTTAGATAAAACTGATGTATTTAAAACAAGCGCCCAACATTATCTAAATTGTTTTAAGATTAGACCTGATTCAATATTTGTAGATCCGTATAAAAAATTCAATTTCGAGTTGGATTCTTTGAGTAGAGCCAAGGATACAGCCAACAGAACGATCAGCAAGCTTTATCCAACTGATTTAAAAGGACGTGACCGATTCCTTGACAACGGACCTGATATTGGCGCTTTGGAACGTCAGGAAAAAAAATCAAAATAG